The sequence below is a genomic window from Actinomycetota bacterium.
TCTCCGGGTACTTGAGACAGTCCACGAAGAGCCTCTGGGCCCCCCGCATCATGGCCAGCACCCCCAGGGGCCCGAAGATGAATCCCATGACTGGGTAACGGATACCGGCCTTCTTCGAGAGTATCCTTCCCAGCTCGATACCCATGCCCATGCGCGGGGACTTGCGCGGGTCGAAGACCTCCAGGCGCTCGTAATCGCCAGGCGTGGCGATGCGGGGATTGTCGTAGTTTGGATGCGCCGTGCTATAGGGAGGATACACTATCTCCTGCCCGAAGTCCCCCGCTTCCACCGAGAGGTCGATGACGGTGTAAAGGACATCTCCGCCCAGGATCTCGTTGGCGGCGATGTAGGCGTCCGCCGCCATCTCCGGGTCACGGGAGAGCTGTTCGTAAGATATACCGGTAAGCCTGCGCGCCGCGCCCAGCAGGAAGTGGGTGACCGGGATGCGGTCAGGCTCCCTGAAAAAGGCCGTACACAGCACGCGCTCCAGGGGGAGCAGCTCGCCGACCTTGCCGTGCAGACGGAAAAGACCCGATGCCGCCCGCATCATCTCCAGGGGCGGCCTTACAAGTCTCCCGCCGATGCGCGGGTAAACCGACATACTCTCCTCCCCACCCTCGGTCAGCCCAAAGCCGCGCCGTAATGTTATCACCTGCCCGCATTTATTGGAAGACCGCACCCGGACCCGGAGCATCATTCCCGTCCGGTTGATATGATGTAGGGGTATAGGTTCCGAAGGTCCATCCGAAAGGAGCTTCCATGAAACCGGCTAAGTGCTCGGGCTGTGCGGCGCCGCTTTGCTACCTCAACGTCTTCGACCATGCGCCCGCCTTCTGCCCTTCGACCAGGTATGAGGAAGAGATAAAGGAAGCCAGCCGGGCGGTGATCAATGGAGACCTCGCGGAGATCGCCAGGGTGTCATCGGTCGTGGAAGCTGCCGGTTACTGCAAGAAGACCAGGGTCGAGGAACTCGTCGATTTCGCCCGCAGGCTGGGCATCAGCAGGCTGGGCATTGCCTTCTGCGTGGGACTGCGGAGGGAAGCTGCGACGCTCGCCGAGATCCTCGAGGGCGACGGCTTCGAGGTAGTCTCGG
It includes:
- a CDS encoding DUF1847 domain-containing protein — encoded protein: MKPAKCSGCAAPLCYLNVFDHAPAFCPSTRYEEEIKEASRAVINGDLAEIARVSSVVEAAGYCKKTRVEELVDFARRLGISRLGIAFCVGLRREAATLAEILEGDGFEVVSVCCKLGGIAKEEFGVADGEKINPGTYEGACNPAAQAVALEREGSQLNVLLGLCVGHDTIFFATTRLPTTVLATKDRVTGHCPMQPLYLADSYYGRIRNTQA
- a CDS encoding uroporphyrinogen decarboxylase family protein is translated as MSVYPRIGGRLVRPPLEMMRAASGLFRLHGKVGELLPLERVLCTAFFREPDRIPVTHFLLGAARRLTGISYEQLSRDPEMAADAYIAANEILGGDVLYTVIDLSVEAGDFGQEIVYPPYSTAHPNYDNPRIATPGDYERLEVFDPRKSPRMGMGIELGRILSKKAGIRYPVMGFIFGPLGVLAMMRGAQRLFVDCLKYPEKVKAALETITEVLVDYARAQCDTGVDSVMLDTLFGSQSGISRELWVEMEGVYVKRIADEIRRNGALVSLHNCGTRPYLDLQLEYMEPLIVSLADVPDDCDDLAELKRKYHGKTAIAGFVSTDAILMESPRRIMEIAREQIRIMAPGGGFVLAPVCEYPPNADLINALAITRAAAVHGRYPIK